In the Anastrepha obliqua isolate idAnaObli1 chromosome 1, idAnaObli1_1.0, whole genome shotgun sequence genome, one interval contains:
- the LOC129236254 gene encoding uncharacterized protein LOC129236254 isoform X2 yields MLWIIHAFCAKLIEWNSFQCSIQFKCSLALGISNSSSARAAVADEEALISKENQQPAKGNKRQQLKKEHKQQQQLPDSGISHTTATETAANAKALISLRSTNETTVTARSAATTPTNHKTPIATLTTPTTKVTSATQQKPNAPQIEQKQLKQRQQVSGRSAINSNSKGSVATPQNHCTISRNCLTINAAATALQIPANTDTARVIGGVVISSSSTETPTTSALASVVESATSTALTSPSSSASLISPKASNKKVMNSHATATQHSGQTTVVGHHRGFSQPSVTVAANSAGDPWFLQSTGHQMPPTAPLRHNKRPAPQPNHGGLGGGVGGGIGIGGTGVGVGGGGAGSVGLANTGSVGVNLLHQQQLSQSQPHIVPPNIPPHHHNNVNPHHNAIHLSSHALNSHNLISAATGANHSPKSPNQQQHQQQHHHQQQQGSQLSGSAAQSHTHTHILSTFAPQPASAGNCAPAAGGVTAAAVAAVTQQQQQQHLQLLANASSNSNNNLMSSSMNAAQHSAALSLHERGLPPKSGAIVAGLGGALHGSNMLLHQAQTPSSLSSSQQQTQSAISLNTAGGSGVGVGSGGGSGNIGATSMSTSLHSFDINGGGVTANAWSSANANAVALHSPTNALAGATQQHLQPQRKCEVKLNAMPWFHGSITRDEAEHLLQPREDGLFLVRESTNFPGDYTLCVCFQGKVEHYRVKYLENKLTIDDEEYFENLGQLVAHYEADADGLCTQLIKCLPKKGRQEFCINSKDFLDKGWVIPEADLQLRESIGKGEFGDVMLGILRSEKVAVKMLKDEGAVQKFLAEASVMTTLEHENLVKFIGLVFTSKHIYLVTEYMSKGSLVDYLRSRGRQHITKKDQINFAYDTASGMEYLEAKKVVHRDLAARNVLISEECVAKVSDFGLAREECYNLDVGKLPIKWTAPEALKNGRFSNKSDMWSFGILLWEIYSFGRVPYPRIPLNDVVKHVEVGYKMEAPEGCPPEIYEMMRQAWDLNPAKRPTFAELKVKLLHMKNATPA; encoded by the exons ATGCTGTGGATTATACACGCGTTCTGTGCAAAACTAATTGAATGGAATTCCTTTCAAtgctcaattcaattcaaatgctCCCTAGCGCTTGGAATTAGCAATAGCAGCAGCGCTCGTGCAGCTGTGGCTG ACGAGGAAGCTTTAATTTCGAAAGAGAATCAGCAGCCTGCGAAGGGTAACAAACGTCAGCAATTAAAAAAGgaacataaacaacaacaacaactgcctGATAGTGGCATAAGCCACACCACTGCAACAGAAACAGCTGCAAATGCAAAAGCTTTAATCTCCCTCCGTAGCACAAACGAAACAACTGTGACTGCCAGAAGCGCCGCCACAACACCAACAAACCATAAAACACCAATTGCAACTCTAACAACACCAACGACCAAAGTAACCTCAGCAACTCAGCAAAAGCCAAACGCACCTcaaattgaacaaaaacaacttaAACAGAGGCAGCAAGTGAGTGGCCGCAGTGCCATCAACAGCAATAGCAAGGGTAGCGTTGCCACACCACAGAATCACTGCACCATCTCTCGCAACTGCCTTACAATCAACGCAGCCGCAACTGCGTTACAAATTCCAGCAAATACAGATACAGCGCGTGTAATTGGAGGAGTAGTTATTTCGAGCTCCTCAACGGAAACACCTACGACAAGTGCACTAGCGTCTGTGGTAGAGTCAGCGACGTCAACGGCTCTTACGTCGCCGTCGTCGTCCGCGTCATTAATCTCGCCTAAAGCGAGCAACAAAAAAGTGATGAACAGTCACGCCACAGCGACCCAGCATAGCGGACAAACAACAGTGGTCGGTCATCATCGCGGCTTCTCTCAACCATCCGTGACAGTGGCGGCCAATTCAGCGGGCGATCCATGGTTTTTACAATCCACTGGGCATCAAATGCCGCCCACAGCGCCTCTGCGACATAATAAACGCCCTGCGCCACAACCAAATCACGGCGGTCTTGGTGGTGGTGTAGGAGGTGGTATTGGCATCGGTGGTACAGGCGTAGGCGTTGGTGGTGGAGGTGCGGGGAGCGTTGGTTTAGCGAACACTGGCAGTGTAGGCGTCAACTTGTTGCATCAACAGCAGCTAAGCCAGTCGCAGCCGCATATTGTACCGCCAAATATACCGCCACACCATCACAATAACGTG aACCCACACCACAATGCAATCCACTTGTCCTCGCATGCACTTAATAGTCATAATTTAATATCTGCCGCGACCGGCGCCAATCATTCACCAAAATCACCcaatcaacaacaacaccagcagcaacatcatcatcagcaacagCAGGGGTCGCAATTATCTGGCTCAGCGGCACAATCacatacgcatacacacatactctcCACCTTTGCTCCACAACCCGCCAGTGCTGGCAATTGTGCGCCCGCCGCGGGTGGTGTGACAGCCGCCGCTGTGGCCGCCGtcacgcaacaacaacaacagcaacacttGCAGCTTCTAGCAAACGCTTCcagtaatagcaacaacaatctGATGTCGTCCTCAATGAATGCGGCGCAACATAGTGCCGCTCTATCTTTACATGAGCGCGGACTTCCGCCGAAAAGTGGCGCTATTGTTGCTGGCCTAGGGGGCGCACTACACGGCAGCAACATGCTGTTGCACCAAGCGCAAACACCCTCATCGCTTTCGAGCAGTCAGCAACAAACACAATCGGCGATATCCCTCAATACTGCTGGCGGCAGTGGTGTTGGTGTGGGTAGTGGTGGTGGTAGCGGAAACATCGGTGCCACTAGTATGTCTACATCTTTGCACAGTTTCGACATAAATGGTGGTGGTGTGACGGCCAATGCCTGGTCGAGTGCTAATGCTAATGCAGTGGCGCTACACTCACCCACCAACGCTCTGGCGGGCGCCACTCAACAGCATCTGCAGCCGCAACGGAAATGTGAAGTGAAACTGAACGCAATGCC TTGGTTCCATGGCAGCATAACACGCGACGAAGCCGAACACCTGTTGCAACCGCGTGAGGATGGCCTATTTTTGGTACGTGAGTCTACTAACTTCCCAGGCGACTATACACTATGCGTCTGCTTCCAAGGCAAAGTGGAACACTATCGTGTTAAGTACTTAGAGAACAAACTCACCATCGACGATGAGGAGTACTTTGAGAATCTGGGGCAATTAGTTGCG CATTACGAAGCAGATGCAGATGGTTTGTGCACGCAACTCATAAAATGTTTGCCGAAAAAGGGCAGACAAGAATTCTGCATCAACTCAAAAGACTTTTTGGACAAGGGTTGGGTTATACCGGAGGCTGATTTACAGCTGCGCGAAAGCATCGGCAAGGGCGAGTTCGGCGATGTGATGTTGGGTATATTGCGCAGTGAAAAAGTCGCCGTAAAGATGCTAAAGGATGAGGGCGCTGTGCAAAAATTCTTGGCGGAAGCCTCTGTCATGAC CACTTTGGAGCACGAGAATTTGGTAAAGTTCATAGGCTTGGTTTTTACCAGCAAACACATCTACTTGGTGACGGAGTATATGAGCAAAGGTTCGCTGGTCGATTATCTGCGTTCACGCGGGCGTCAACACATTACGAAAAAGGATCAAATTAATTTTGCCTA CGATACCGCCTCCGGCATGGAATATTTGGAAGCTAAAAAAGTCGTACATCGCGATTTGGCCGCACGTAATGTACTAATTTCCGAAGAATGTGTCGCCAAAGTGTCCGATTTCGGTTTGGCGCGCGAAGAGTGCTACAATCTAGATGTAGGCAAATTGCCTATTAAATGGACAGCACCTGAGGCGCTCAAGAATGGT cgtTTTTCCAACAAATCTGATATGTGGAGTTTCGGAATTTTGTTATGGGAAATTTATTCATTTGGTCGAGTTCCTTATCCCCGCATA CCCCTCAACGACGTGGTGAAACACGTTGAAGTCGGCTATAAAATGGAAGCACCCGAAGGCTGTCCACCCGAAATCTATGAAATGATGCGTCAAGCGTGGGACTTGAATCCAGCCAAGCGACCAACATTTGCCGAACTAAAAGTGAAGTTGTTGCATATGAAAAACGCCACACCCGCGTGA
- the LOC129236254 gene encoding tyrosine-protein kinase Yes isoform X3, with product MNSHATATQHSGQTTVVGHHRGFSQPSVTVAANSAGDPWFLQSTGHQMPPTAPLRHNKRPAPQPNHGGLGGGVGGGIGIGGTGVGVGGGGAGSVGLANTGSVGVNLLHQQQLSQSQPHIVPPNIPPHHHNNVNPHHNAIHLSSHALNSHNLISAATGANHSPKSPNQQQHQQQHHHQQQQGSQLSGSAAQSHTHTHILSTFAPQPASAGNCAPAAGGVTAAAVAAVTQQQQQQHLQLLANASSNSNNNLMSSSMNAAQHSAALSLHERGLPPKSGAIVAGLGGALHGSNMLLHQAQTPSSLSSSQQQTQSAISLNTAGGSGVGVGSGGGSGNIGATSMSTSLHSFDINGGGVTANAWSSANANAVALHSPTNALAGATQQHLQPQRKCEVKLNAMPWFHGSITRDEAEHLLQPREDGLFLVRESTNFPGDYTLCVCFQGKVEHYRVKYLENKLTIDDEEYFENLGQLVAHYEADADGLCTQLIKCLPKKGRQEFCINSKDFLDKGWVIPEADLQLRESIGKGEFGDVMLGILRSEKVAVKMLKDEGAVQKFLAEASVMTTLEHENLVKFIGLVFTSKHIYLVTEYMSKGSLVDYLRSRGRQHITKKDQINFAYDTASGMEYLEAKKVVHRDLAARNVLISEECVAKVSDFGLAREECYNLDVGKLPIKWTAPEALKNGRFSNKSDMWSFGILLWEIYSFGRVPYPRIPLNDVVKHVEVGYKMEAPEGCPPEIYEMMRQAWDLNPAKRPTFAELKVKLLHMKNATPA from the exons ATGAACAGTCACGCCACAGCGACCCAGCATAGCGGACAAACAACAGTGGTCGGTCATCATCGCGGCTTCTCTCAACCATCCGTGACAGTGGCGGCCAATTCAGCGGGCGATCCATGGTTTTTACAATCCACTGGGCATCAAATGCCGCCCACAGCGCCTCTGCGACATAATAAACGCCCTGCGCCACAACCAAATCACGGCGGTCTTGGTGGTGGTGTAGGAGGTGGTATTGGCATCGGTGGTACAGGCGTAGGCGTTGGTGGTGGAGGTGCGGGGAGCGTTGGTTTAGCGAACACTGGCAGTGTAGGCGTCAACTTGTTGCATCAACAGCAGCTAAGCCAGTCGCAGCCGCATATTGTACCGCCAAATATACCGCCACACCATCACAATAACGTG aACCCACACCACAATGCAATCCACTTGTCCTCGCATGCACTTAATAGTCATAATTTAATATCTGCCGCGACCGGCGCCAATCATTCACCAAAATCACCcaatcaacaacaacaccagcagcaacatcatcatcagcaacagCAGGGGTCGCAATTATCTGGCTCAGCGGCACAATCacatacgcatacacacatactctcCACCTTTGCTCCACAACCCGCCAGTGCTGGCAATTGTGCGCCCGCCGCGGGTGGTGTGACAGCCGCCGCTGTGGCCGCCGtcacgcaacaacaacaacagcaacacttGCAGCTTCTAGCAAACGCTTCcagtaatagcaacaacaatctGATGTCGTCCTCAATGAATGCGGCGCAACATAGTGCCGCTCTATCTTTACATGAGCGCGGACTTCCGCCGAAAAGTGGCGCTATTGTTGCTGGCCTAGGGGGCGCACTACACGGCAGCAACATGCTGTTGCACCAAGCGCAAACACCCTCATCGCTTTCGAGCAGTCAGCAACAAACACAATCGGCGATATCCCTCAATACTGCTGGCGGCAGTGGTGTTGGTGTGGGTAGTGGTGGTGGTAGCGGAAACATCGGTGCCACTAGTATGTCTACATCTTTGCACAGTTTCGACATAAATGGTGGTGGTGTGACGGCCAATGCCTGGTCGAGTGCTAATGCTAATGCAGTGGCGCTACACTCACCCACCAACGCTCTGGCGGGCGCCACTCAACAGCATCTGCAGCCGCAACGGAAATGTGAAGTGAAACTGAACGCAATGCC TTGGTTCCATGGCAGCATAACACGCGACGAAGCCGAACACCTGTTGCAACCGCGTGAGGATGGCCTATTTTTGGTACGTGAGTCTACTAACTTCCCAGGCGACTATACACTATGCGTCTGCTTCCAAGGCAAAGTGGAACACTATCGTGTTAAGTACTTAGAGAACAAACTCACCATCGACGATGAGGAGTACTTTGAGAATCTGGGGCAATTAGTTGCG CATTACGAAGCAGATGCAGATGGTTTGTGCACGCAACTCATAAAATGTTTGCCGAAAAAGGGCAGACAAGAATTCTGCATCAACTCAAAAGACTTTTTGGACAAGGGTTGGGTTATACCGGAGGCTGATTTACAGCTGCGCGAAAGCATCGGCAAGGGCGAGTTCGGCGATGTGATGTTGGGTATATTGCGCAGTGAAAAAGTCGCCGTAAAGATGCTAAAGGATGAGGGCGCTGTGCAAAAATTCTTGGCGGAAGCCTCTGTCATGAC CACTTTGGAGCACGAGAATTTGGTAAAGTTCATAGGCTTGGTTTTTACCAGCAAACACATCTACTTGGTGACGGAGTATATGAGCAAAGGTTCGCTGGTCGATTATCTGCGTTCACGCGGGCGTCAACACATTACGAAAAAGGATCAAATTAATTTTGCCTA CGATACCGCCTCCGGCATGGAATATTTGGAAGCTAAAAAAGTCGTACATCGCGATTTGGCCGCACGTAATGTACTAATTTCCGAAGAATGTGTCGCCAAAGTGTCCGATTTCGGTTTGGCGCGCGAAGAGTGCTACAATCTAGATGTAGGCAAATTGCCTATTAAATGGACAGCACCTGAGGCGCTCAAGAATGGT cgtTTTTCCAACAAATCTGATATGTGGAGTTTCGGAATTTTGTTATGGGAAATTTATTCATTTGGTCGAGTTCCTTATCCCCGCATA CCCCTCAACGACGTGGTGAAACACGTTGAAGTCGGCTATAAAATGGAAGCACCCGAAGGCTGTCCACCCGAAATCTATGAAATGATGCGTCAAGCGTGGGACTTGAATCCAGCCAAGCGACCAACATTTGCCGAACTAAAAGTGAAGTTGTTGCATATGAAAAACGCCACACCCGCGTGA